The following proteins are encoded in a genomic region of Acidobacteriota bacterium:
- the smpB gene encoding SsrA-binding protein SmpB, giving the protein MKMQTEILNNRQAYHEYFIIEKFEAGAALLGTEVKSIQAGRIQLKESYVQIKDGEVWLFGSHISHYSHGNINNHDVLRPRKLLLHRKEIEKLEKETTQKGMTLVITSIYWKNGRIKFEIGVAKGKKLYDKRETEMKKAVAKDTAQQLKERLR; this is encoded by the coding sequence ATGAAGATGCAGACCGAGATACTCAATAACCGCCAGGCCTATCACGAATATTTCATTATTGAAAAATTCGAGGCCGGTGCCGCTTTGCTCGGCACTGAGGTCAAGAGCATTCAGGCCGGCCGAATTCAGCTCAAGGAATCGTACGTCCAGATCAAGGACGGCGAGGTTTGGCTGTTCGGGTCGCACATCTCGCATTATTCGCACGGCAATATCAATAACCACGACGTCCTGCGTCCGCGAAAGCTGCTGCTCCATCGTAAAGAGATCGAAAAGCTTGAAAAAGAGACCACGCAAAAGGGCATGACGCTCGTCATCACCAGCATTTATTGGAAAAACGGCCGGATAAAATTTGAGATCGGCGTCGCGAAGGGCAAGAAACTATACGACAAACGCGAGACCGAAATGAAGAAAGCGGTCGCGAAAGACACTGCCCAACAGTTGAAAGAAAGGCTTAGATAA
- a CDS encoding acyl-CoA thioesterase, whose protein sequence is MDGWHETEVRVRYAETDQMGIVHHANYLIWFEAGRSDLCRARGFSYKEMEEQDDALMVVAETYVRHKSPAYYEDVLTIRTKVGEIRSRSLRFFYEVHRSSDDVLIAEGETNHVVTDHDKNVKRLPEYYRDRLLQKAENAFPAGHAPS, encoded by the coding sequence ATGGACGGCTGGCACGAAACTGAGGTTCGCGTTCGCTATGCCGAAACCGACCAGATGGGCATTGTGCATCACGCCAATTACCTTATCTGGTTCGAGGCCGGCCGAAGCGACCTGTGCCGGGCCCGAGGCTTTTCCTACAAAGAGATGGAAGAACAGGACGACGCTCTGATGGTCGTCGCCGAAACCTACGTTCGCCACAAATCACCCGCTTATTACGAAGACGTATTAACGATCCGCACCAAGGTCGGCGAGATCCGCAGCCGCAGCCTACGCTTTTTTTACGAGGTTCACCGTTCGTCAGACGATGTGCTGATAGCCGAAGGCGAAACGAATCACGTCGTGACCGATCATGACAAGAACGTAAAACGCCTGCCCGAATACTACCGCGACCGGCTTCTTCAAAAGGCCGAAAACGCTTTTCCTGCAGGTCACGCACCCAGCTAG